AGTAAGATGCCGCTCAGCACAAAGGTCACGAGCGCAATCAGGATGGCCATGGCCGCCGCGTAGGCGTACTGGGTATCGCGTGCCGCCGCCAGGTAGATGTAGGTATTGGGCGTGATGTTGTCGGGCACGTATCCGAGAGGGCGCAGCACGAAGGGTTCGCTGAAGATCTGCATGGTCCCGATGATGCTGAAGATCACCGTCAGCAGAATGGTGGGGCGCAGCAGCGGCAGCTTGATGAAACGCGTCAGGTTCCAGCCGTCGGCACCGTCGATCTTGGCCGCCTCGTAGATATCACCGGACACGTTCTGCAACGCGGCGTACAGGGTGATCATGTTGTATCCCGTCCAGGTCCAGGTGACGATGTTCGCCACCGACCACAGAATGACGCTGGACGACAGCAGGTCCACGCCCGGCTGTCCGAAGTGCGCCAGGGTCTGATTGAGGGGCGACAGGTTCTTCGAGTACAGGTATCCCCACAGCAGACCGGCGATCACCGTCGGAATGGTGTAGGGCAGATAGAAGACCGTACGAAACACCCGCTGCGCCCGACCCTTCACGGC
The Deinococcus peraridilitoris DSM 19664 genome window above contains:
- a CDS encoding carbohydrate ABC transporter permease, with product MRHRLTPWLFLSPFLLAFTVFYLAPVFYALYLSLFIKKRVGFGPAQDVFGGLTNYARALSDTAFLQSLSNIALFGLVQVPLMVGLAVALAIVLDAVKGRAQRVFRTVFYLPYTIPTVIAGLLWGYLYSKNLSPLNQTLAHFGQPGVDLLSSSVILWSVANIVTWTWTGYNMITLYAALQNVSGDIYEAAKIDGADGWNLTRFIKLPLLRPTILLTVIFSIIGTMQIFSEPFVLRPLGYVPDNITPNTYIYLAAARDTQYAYAAAMAILIALVTFVLSGILLRYARLGERA